The genomic DNA GCTACCATTGGACTATTAACTACCACTAAATACACTATTCTGCCATTGGAAAACGTATGACAGACTACCTTAAGCTGCTATCTGCCATTCGAACATTAAAATAAGGTGAATAGATTTGTAGCCCAAAATGTAATAGCCTGTTTTGTTGGGCTTTTGTGTACTAGTCTAACAGTGTGACAGGTATTGTGCAGGAACACCATAGAAAAGAACTGTCCTGTCACAAGCTAGGTCTATACACAGCTGGATAAAAGCTGTCCTTCCCCTGTTTCCATACATTAAATGCTTAAGCTAATGAGCTTTTATTAGGAACAATCCTGTTTCCACtggactgaaaaagaaaatttaaacaacaacaactgAGGAGCTATCATCAGGACAATCCACGGGTGAATTTTGGATGGCCAAATTCTTCTATGTAAAATGAGCTATAACCAACTCTCTATATTATGATACCATTCTGTTTATTTGATATTAAAATTGTCTACAAGTAAACATCATTATCCTAATTTGAAAtgcagggaaactgaggaacACCAAGCATTTAAAGCAGCTTAGGCTCCCTATTCAATGCTGTATTCACTAGTCCTACTGCCTACTTATTTAGcagtagaaaatatttacttggggaaaaaatgtcacttttttgtTGGGAAGAGCCTTCCTGAGTCAGATCTTGAACCACAAATCAAGATGGTTTTATGCATTCTTTCTTGAGAAACAAATGacatcattttctgtttctgtatcaAGAAATATTGGgcttttctttctaataaaatgagattttttacATGACTTTCAAGGAAAAACAAGTCACACAGGAGCTACCGTTAAAGATCTTTTTATTGTAGTCTTTAATGTAcatgcagaattttaaaaaaagtggcAGTTATATCTGTAAGCGTATAACAACAATGTAAATGTCTTGGATCAGCAATGTATTTGGATTAGGGACTAATAACTCTAAGTGAACAGACATCTTTCAGGATATACAGTTTATACGGTAAATCAAGAAGGTATTCTTCAGCGTGATTTTCCtcataaaaagataaaatatttcttgtttacaatcttgcttgtttttaatactgaaaaaaaatctataataGTACACTCTTCATTATGTACATAGAAAAACATAAAACTATATCCATACCAGTGTCTGTTTTAAATGCGAACAATAGTAGTTAATagctttgtaatttttttgtgcaccctctccccttttccctcccccaataaaaaatgcagcatttcttaAAGCTTTCAATGCTTTGGCAGAAATGGAACCGAAGGCACTCCCGTGTTAGGTAAAGCAATATGTGAAATATCAGCACTAAATAAAAAAGCTGTAGGTGTACCAGACAGCTCCATGCTCATCCCAAGGGCAAAATCTTTCACTCTCCGAGGTCAAGAAGTGGTTTGCTGGAGATCTCAACTGGAGCAGGCTCAGGCCCCAACTTGGTTTACAATAAAGATGACCGGCCTCACAACTATTTTTACAAACGCTTCAGGGAAACCGTATGGGGATGCAGAGAGCGTCTCTGAACACAGTACTATCGCGAGGGCAAAAAGCTCCTGCAGGTCACAGCATCACAACATGTcgcaaaggctttgctttctAGGCCTCGCACTTTGCAACGTGGTAGTTTCACACAACACCCTCCCTTTAAGACTTCCTGATGTTGCAGCTTAGCTAAAAACAAACGAAACAACCCACAAATGTGTAAAGTTTCTAAACCACCTCTAGTGATTGGATTAGTTTTGACTCAGGAAAGATCAACTCTCCTGAAAATAATCTGTGTACTAGTGGCATGCTGACTGCTGCTGGTAGGGAAGTtttgaaagctgcagaaaagttTCTCTCTGGAGCAGCTCCTCCTTGGCCTCATGTGGCTTGTGCTTGGCACACCTTCGTTTTTCTTGTAACTCAGGGTTATCTCTGGCAGACCTGCAATATGCATTTATATGAATACtttgcaaaaccaaaagaagCCTATGAGATAAGCACCTAACTGCTCTCTAAGGGAGGTGTTATAAGTCACAGtcaggaaaacatttccatAATGACCAGTTCTAGTTCTCAACTGCAGTTTGCTTCTGCAATCCTAGCAAAGGCTGAGAAATTACTGGATGCAAACTTCCAAGAGAGAATGTGACAGAAAGGCACCAACTGAAGCTTTTTATGCACATGAAAAGCTCTCACGTGTCTATGTCTCCAACCTGATAAAGTGTTAGATTTTCAGGACATATATTAGTTAGTTAATTTGTTTACTTAACTAATTTATTCATAGTGCACCATATCTGACCATGACTGTAAATAGCTGCAGTCAACTGACAATCCAATTGAAAAAGAACATTCTGCTAAAACCTGCCAGCTGGTCACATTCATTCTGCTTCAATAGCTCTGTGCTCTTTGGCCACAATAAAACGAATGGCTTTACAGTGTTGGAAAGCATTTTTGTCGTTCTTCAGTATCACTGTGGATTTATCTCACAAGGAATGCAGGGTGAGATAAAAAGGCATCCAACAACACTTCAGTCTCTGAACTGAGCAGCCAGCAAAATGATACACAACTGGCATGGAAGAATAACCATTTAAGGTTAGTTTGAAATGCagactgaagttaaaaaaaaaaaaaaaagaaaaaaaaaacgaagCAAGTAGTCCAGTAAGAATAAACagtagaaaaagaaactgagcaAGTGATTCTTTGTTTTGGGCCAGTATATCCACCACCAGTTGCTGTACTTTGCTTTGGGAAACACAAAACTGGCACCAAAACACTCCAAACAGCACAAAACCCCCACCCCCTTCCTAGGCTGATGGGTCTCCTTGAAATGTCCCTCAAATTTCTTTCCGTACTGTGGCTCGGATGCTGCTGAACATTTTGCCTATGGCCTCAAAAAGTGGGTCGCAGAACGTGTGGATGCAGATCGAATAGACGCGGCTAATGCACTGGATCTCAATCAGGTAGCTCCTTATGCACGGCACCACTGCCCAGATGTGAAGGAATGACAAAATGGCAAAGTAGATGCCCCAGATGAGAGCCATAGGAATGCCAAAGATTGCTGACAGTAAACGATAAAACCAGTATTTCGTTACAGTGAAGGTGGTAAAACTGGCCTTCCAAATCCCATCAAAGCTGTGTGTTCCCTCTGGCTCAGCAATCACATCTTCAAAATCAATCTGCAGCAAAGAACACAAAGTCAGGTCAGTCAGATGTTGGCATCAAGGGTGGATTCCAGAAACACCTTTTCTGAAGAGCAATGGTCCCCTGCAACAAAACACCCAAGCATGTACATCCTGCATCCCAACATGATTCAACCCATTTTAACACATCATTTAAGCCATGAATCTTCAGCAACTATCTTTCTCCAGTGACTACTAGGGAGCCTTAATGATTAGCTCAAAATCAGACATCTAACTTCTAGACGGAGATGTCCACAAA from Caloenas nicobarica isolate bCalNic1 chromosome 1, bCalNic1.hap1, whole genome shotgun sequence includes the following:
- the CAV1 gene encoding caveolin-1, producing the protein MSGTKYVDSEGFLYTAPIREQGNIYKPNNKMMADELNEKAVHDVHTKEIDLVNRDPKHLNDDVVKIDFEDVIAEPEGTHSFDGIWKASFTTFTVTKYWFYRLLSAIFGIPMALIWGIYFAILSFLHIWAVVPCIRSYLIEIQCISRVYSICIHTFCDPLFEAIGKMFSSIRATVRKEI